One region of Mus musculus strain C57BL/6J chromosome 3, GRCm38.p6 C57BL/6J genomic DNA includes:
- the Adgrl2 gene encoding adhesion G protein-coupled receptor L2 isoform X4 has product MVSSGCRMRSLWFIIIISFSPSTEGFSRAALPFGLVRRELSCEGYSIDLRCPGSDVIMIESANYGRTDDKICDADPFQMENTDCYLPDAFKIMTQRCNNRTQCIVVTGSDVFPDPCPGTYKYLEVQYECVPYMEQKVFVCPGTLKAIVDSPCIYEAEQKSGAWCKDPLQAADKIYFMPWTPYRTDTLIEYASLEDFQNSRQTTTYKLPNRVDGTGFVVYDGAVFFNKERTRNIVKFDLRTRIKSGEAIINYANYHDTSPYRWGGKTDIDLAVDENGLWVIYATEQNNGMIVISQLNPYTLRFEATWETAYDKRAASNAFMICGVLYVVRSVYQDNESEAGKNTIDYIYNTRLSRGEYVDVPFPNQYQYIAAVDYNPRDNQLYVWNNNFILRYSLEFGPPDPAQVPTTAVTITSSAELFKTTISTTSSASQRGPVSSTAAGPQDGSRGTKPPPAVSTTKIPPVTNIFPLPERFCEALDWKGIKWPQTQRGMMVERPCPKGTRGTASYLCMASTGTWNPKGPDLSNCTSHWVNQLAQKIRSGENAASLANELAKHTKGHVFAGDVSSSVRLMEQLVDILDAQLQELKPSEKDSAGRSYNKLQKREKTCRAYLKAIVDTVDNLLRAEALESWKHMNSSEQAHTATMLLDTLEEGAFVLADNLLEPTRVSMPTENIVLEVAVLSTEGQVQDFKFPLGLKGLGSSIQLSANTVKQNSRNGLAKLVFIIYRSLGQFLSTENATIKLGADLMGRNSTIAVNSPVISVSINKESSRVYLTDPVLFTLPHIDPDNYFNANCSFWNYSERTMMGYWSTQGCKLVDTNKTRTTCACSHLTNFAILMAHREIAYKDGVHHLLLTVITWVGIVVSLVCLAICIFTFCFFRGLQSDRNTIHKNLCINLFIAEFIFLIGIDKTKYTIACPVFAGLLHFFFLAAFSWMCLEGVQLYLMLVEVFESEYSRKKYYYVAGYLFPATVVGVSAAIDYKSYGTVQACWLHVDNYFIWSFIGPVTFIILLNIIFLVITLCKMVKHSNTLKPDSSRLENINNYRVCDGYYNTDLPGSWVLGAFALLCLLGLTWSFGLLFVNEETVVMAYLFTAFNAFQGLFIFIFHCALQKKVRKEYGKCFRHWYCCGGLPTESPHSSVKASTTRTSARYSSGTQSRIRRMWNDTVRKQSESSFISGDINSTSTLNQGMTGNYLLTNPLLRPHGTNNPYNTLLAETVVCNAPSAPAFNSPATYRETRHSLNNARDTSAMDTLPLNGNFNNSYSLRKADYHDGVQVVDCGLSLNDTAFEKMIISELVHNNLRGGNKTHNLELKLPVKPVIGGSSSEDDAIVADASSLMHGDNPGLEFRHKELEAPLIPQRTHSLLYQPQKKVKPEATDSYVSQLTAEADDHLQSPNRDSLYTSMPNLRDSPYPESSPDMAEDLSPSRRSENEDIYYKSMPNLGAGRHLHMCYQISRGNSDGYIIPINKEGCIPEGDVREGQMQLVTSL; this is encoded by the exons TGGAGCAAAAAG TCTTTGTGTGTCCTGGAACCTTGAAAGCAATTGTGGACTCACCATGTATATATGAAGCTGAGCAGAAGTCAGGGGCTTGGTGCAAGGACCCCCTTCAGGCTGcagataaaatttattttatgcccTGGACTCCCTACCGCACCGATACGTTAATAGAATATGCCTCTTTAGAAGATTTTCAAAACAGCCGCCAGACAACAACATACAAACTTCCAAACCGAGTAGACGGTACTGGATTTGTGGTGTATGATGGAGCCGTCTTCTTTAACAAGGAAAGAACCAGAAACATTGTTAAGTTTGACTTGAGGACTAGAATCAAGAGCGGCGAGGCTATCATCAACTATGCCAACTACCACGATACGTCACCCTACAGATGGGGTGGGAAGACAGACATTGACCTCGCAGTGGATGAGAACGGCTTATGGGTCATTTATGCCACGGAGCAGAACAATGGAATGATCGTGATCAGCCAGCTCAACCCTTACACTCTTCGATTCGAGGCAACCTGGGAGACAGCGTATGACAAGCGTGCGGCGTCCAATGCTTTCATGATATGTGGGGTTCTCTATGTGGTCAGGTCAGTGTACCAAGACAATGAAAGCGAAGCAGGCAAGAACACCATTGACTACATCTACAACACGCGACTAAGCCGGGGCGAGTACGTGGACGTTCCTTTTCCCAACCAGTACCAGTATATTGCTGCAGTGGATTATAATCCAAGAGACAACCAACTCTACGTATGGAACAATAACTTCATTTTACGGTATTCCCTGGAGTTTGGTCCTCCTGACCCTGCCCAAG TGCCTACCACAGCTGTGACAATAACTTCTTCAGCTGAGCTGTTCAAAACCACAATATCCACCACGAGCAGTGCCTCCCAGCGAGGCCCCGTGAGCAGCACTGCAGCTGGTCCTCAGGACGGAAGCAGAGGGACAAAGCCACCTCCAGCCGTCTCTACAACCAAAATTCCTCCTGTAACAAATATTTTTCCCCTGCCAGAGAGATTCTGCGAAGCGTTAGACTGGAAGGGGATAAAGTGGCCTCAGACACAAAGGGGGATGATGGTTGAGCGACCCTGTCCCAAGGGAACAAGAG GGACGGCCTCGTATCTGTGCATGGCTTCCACGGGAACATGGAACCCGAAGGGCCCTGATCTTAGCAACTGCACGTCTCACTGGGTGAACCAGCTGGCCCAGAAG ATCAGAAGTGGAGAGAATGCTGCGAGCCTGGCCAATGAACTAGCTAAGCACACCAAGGGGCATGTGTTTGCAGGGGACGTGAGCTCCTCTGTGAGGCTGATGGAACAGTTGGTGGACATCCTGGATGCTCAGCTGCAGGAGCTGAAGCCGAGTGAGAAGGATTCGGCTGGGAGGAGCTATAACAAG CTCCAAAAACGAGAGAAGACATGCAGGGCTTACCTTAAG GCAATTGTGGACACGGTAGACAACCTTCTGAGAGCTGAGGCTTTGGAATCCTGGAAACACATGAATTCTTCAGAGCAGGCGCACACAGCCACAATGTTGTTGGATACCTTGGAAGAAGGAGCATTCGTCCTAGCAGACAACCTTTTGGAACCAACCAGGGTCTCCATGCCAACAGAAAATATTG TTTTAGAAGTTGCTGTCCTCAGCACGGAAGGGCAGGTCCAAGACTTTAAATTCCCTCTGGGCTTAAAGGGGTTGGGCAGCTCCATCCAGCTCTCTGCCAACACGGTCAAACAGAACAGCAGGAATG ggcTGGCCAAGCTGGTATTCATCATTTACCGGAGCCTGGGAcaattcctaagcactgagaACGCAACCATAAAGCTGGGTGCAGACCTCATGGGTCGGAACAGCACCATTGCGGTGAACTCTCCCGTCATCTCCGTCTCCATCAATAAGGAGTCCAGCCGCGTGTACCTGACAGATCCCGTGCTTTTCACACTGCCACACATTGAT CCTGACAATTATTTCAATGCAAACTGCTCCTTCTGGAACTACTCAGAGAGAACCATGATGGGATATTGGTCTACCCAGGGCTGCAAGCTGGTTGACACTAATAAAACTCGCACAACGTGCGCTTGCAGCCACCTAACCAATTTTGCTATTCTCATGGCCCACAGGGAAATTGCG TATAAAGATGGAGTGCACCACCTGTTGCTGACAGTCATCACCTGGGTGGGCATCGTTGTCTCCCTCGTCTGCCTGGCTATCTGCATCTTCACCTTCTGTTTCTTCCGAGGGCTACAAAGTGACCGCAATACTATCCACAAGAACCTTTGTATCAACCTTTTCATTgctgaatttatttttctcatcggCATCGATAAGACAAAATACACG ATTGCATGCCCCGTGTTCGCAGGGCTTCTTCACTTTTTCTTCCTGGCTGCTTTTTCCTGGATGTGCCTGGAAGGTGTGCAGCTCTACCTAATGTTGGTTGAGGTTTTCGAGAGCGAatattcaaggaagaaatattacTATGTCGCTGGGTACCTGTTCCCGGCCACAGTGGTCGGCGTCTCAGCAGCCATTGACTACAAGAGTTACGGGACAGTCCAGGC TTGCTGGCTTCACGTTGATAACTATTTCATATGGAGTTTCATCGGGCCTGTTACTTTCATTATTCTG CTAAATATTATTTTCCTGGTGATCACGCTGTGCAAAATGGTGAAACATTCAAACACTCTGAAACCAGATTCTAGCAGGTTGGAAAACATTAA TAATTACCGTGTTTGTGATGGCTACTATAATACGGACTTACCTGG GTCTTGGGTACTTGGCGCGTTCGCCCTGCTGTGTCTCCTGGGCCTCACCTGGTCCTTTGGGTTGCTTTTTGTTAACGAGGAGACTGTTGTCATGGCGTATCTCTTCACCGCCTTTAATGCTTTCCAGGGACTCTTCATTTTCATCTTCCACTGTGCTCTTCAAAAGAAA GTACGAAAAGAGTATGGCAAGTGCTTCAGACACTGGTACTGCTGTGGCGGCCTCCCGACCGAGAGCCCGCACAGCTCTGTGAAGGCATCCACCACCCGCACCAGTGCTCGGTACTCCTCTGGCACACAG AGCCGTATAAGAAGGATGTGGAATGACACCGTGAGGAAGCAGTCTGAATCGTCTTTTATCTCAGGTGACATCAATAGCACTTCTACCCTTAACCAAG GGATGACTGGCAATTACCTACTAACAAACCCTCTTCTCCGGCCCCACGGCACTAACAACCCCTATAACACCCTGCTCGCTGAAACAGTTGTATGCAatgccccttcagctcctgcgtTTAACTCGCCAG CAACCTACAGAGAGACAA GACATTCACTGAACAATGCCCGGGACACAAGTGCCATGGATACTCTACCGCTAAATGGTAACTTCAACAACAGCTATTCCCTGCGCAAGGCGGACTACCACGACGGCGTGCAGGTCGTGGACTGTGGACTAAGTCTGAACGACACCGCGTTTGAGAAAATGATCATTTCAGAGTTAGTGCACAACAACCTCCGGGGCGGCAACAAAACCCACAACTTGGAGCTCAAGCTCCCGGTTAAACCGGTGATTGGCGGCAGCAGCAGTGAAGATGACGCGATTGTGGCTGACGCCTCATCTTTGATGCATGGTGACAACCCAGGGCTGGAGTTCCGCCACAAAGAGCTGGAGGCGCCGCTCATCCCCCAGCGGACTCACTCGCTTCTGTACCAACCCCAGAAAAAAGTGAAGCCGGAGGCAACAGACAGCTACGTCTCCCAGCTGACGGCCGAGGCCGACGACCACCTCCAGTCCCCCAACAGAGACTCTCTGTACACGAGCATGCCCAACCTAAGAGACTCTCCCTACCCGGAGAGCAGCCCAGACATGGCAGAGGACCTGTCTCCCTCCAGGAGGAGTGAGAACGAGGACATTTACTATAAAAGTATGCCCAACCTTGGAGCTGGCCGCCATCTCCACATGTGCTACCAGATCAGCAGGGGCAATAGCGATGGTTACATCATCCCCATTAACAAAGAAGGGTGCATCCCTGAGGGGGACGTCCGGGAAGGACAGATGCAGCTGGTGACAAGTCTTTAA
- the Adgrl2 gene encoding adhesion G protein-coupled receptor L2 isoform X10 — MVSSGCRMRSLWFIIIISFSPSTEGFSRAALPFGLVRRELSCEGYSIDLRCPGSDVIMIESANYGRTDDKICDADPFQMENTDCYLPDAFKIMTQRCNNRTQCIVVTGSDVFPDPCPGTYKYLEVQYECVPYMEQKVFVCPGTLKAIVDSPCIYEAEQKSGAWCKDPLQAADKIYFMPWTPYRTDTLIEYASLEDFQNSRQTTTYKLPNRVDGTGFVVYDGAVFFNKERTRNIVKFDLRTRIKSGEAIINYANYHDTSPYRWGGKTDIDLAVDENGLWVIYATEQNNGMIVISQLNPYTLRFEATWETAYDKRAASNAFMICGVLYVVRSVYQDNESEAGKNTIDYIYNTRLSRGEYVDVPFPNQYQYIAAVDYNPRDNQLYVWNNNFILRYSLEFGPPDPAQVPTTAVTITSSAELFKTTISTTSSASQRGPVSSTAAGPQDGSRGTKPPPAVSTTKIPPVTNIFPLPERFCEALDWKGIKWPQTQRGMMVERPCPKGTRGTASYLCMASTGTWNPKGPDLSNCTSHWVNQLAQKIRSGENAASLANELAKHTKGHVFAGDVSSSVRLMEQLVDILDAQLQELKPSEKDSAGRSYNKLQKREKTCRAYLKAIVDTVDNLLRAEALESWKHMNSSEQAHTATMLLDTLEEGAFVLADNLLEPTRVSMPTENIVLEVAVLSTEGQVQDFKFPLGLKGLGSSIQLSANTVKQNSRNGLAKLVFIIYRSLGQFLSTENATIKLGADLMGRNSTIAVNSPVISVSINKESSRVYLTDPVLFTLPHIDPDNYFNANCSFWNYSERTMMGYWSTQGCKLVDTNKTRTTCACSHLTNFAILMAHREIAYKDGVHHLLLTVITWVGIVVSLVCLAICIFTFCFFRGLQSDRNTIHKNLCINLFIAEFIFLIGIDKTKYTIACPVFAGLLHFFFLAAFSWMCLEGVQLYLMLVEVFESEYSRKKYYYVAGYLFPATVVGVSAAIDYKSYGTVQACWLHVDNYFIWSFIGPVTFIILLNIIFLVITLCKMVKHSNTLKPDSSRLENIKSWVLGAFALLCLLGLTWSFGLLFVNEETVVMAYLFTAFNAFQGLFIFIFHCALQKKVRKEYGKCFRHWYCCGGLPTESPHSSVKASTTRTSARYSSGTQSRIRRMWNDTVRKQSESSFISGDINSTSTLNQGMTGNYLLTNPLLRPHGTNNPYNTLLAETVVCNAPSAPAFNSPATYRETRHSLNNARDTSAMDTLPLNGNFNNSYSLRKADYHDGVQVVDCGLSLNDTAFEKMIISELVHNNLRGGNKTHNLELKLPVKPVIGGSSSEDDAIVADASSLMHGDNPGLEFRHKELEAPLIPQRTHSLLYQPQKKVKPEATDSYVSQLTAEADDHLQSPNRDSLYTSMPNLRDSPYPESSPDMAEDLSPSRRSENEDIYYKSMPNLGAGRHLHMCYQISRGNSDGYIIPINKEGCIPEGDVREGQMQLVTSL, encoded by the exons TGGAGCAAAAAG TCTTTGTGTGTCCTGGAACCTTGAAAGCAATTGTGGACTCACCATGTATATATGAAGCTGAGCAGAAGTCAGGGGCTTGGTGCAAGGACCCCCTTCAGGCTGcagataaaatttattttatgcccTGGACTCCCTACCGCACCGATACGTTAATAGAATATGCCTCTTTAGAAGATTTTCAAAACAGCCGCCAGACAACAACATACAAACTTCCAAACCGAGTAGACGGTACTGGATTTGTGGTGTATGATGGAGCCGTCTTCTTTAACAAGGAAAGAACCAGAAACATTGTTAAGTTTGACTTGAGGACTAGAATCAAGAGCGGCGAGGCTATCATCAACTATGCCAACTACCACGATACGTCACCCTACAGATGGGGTGGGAAGACAGACATTGACCTCGCAGTGGATGAGAACGGCTTATGGGTCATTTATGCCACGGAGCAGAACAATGGAATGATCGTGATCAGCCAGCTCAACCCTTACACTCTTCGATTCGAGGCAACCTGGGAGACAGCGTATGACAAGCGTGCGGCGTCCAATGCTTTCATGATATGTGGGGTTCTCTATGTGGTCAGGTCAGTGTACCAAGACAATGAAAGCGAAGCAGGCAAGAACACCATTGACTACATCTACAACACGCGACTAAGCCGGGGCGAGTACGTGGACGTTCCTTTTCCCAACCAGTACCAGTATATTGCTGCAGTGGATTATAATCCAAGAGACAACCAACTCTACGTATGGAACAATAACTTCATTTTACGGTATTCCCTGGAGTTTGGTCCTCCTGACCCTGCCCAAG TGCCTACCACAGCTGTGACAATAACTTCTTCAGCTGAGCTGTTCAAAACCACAATATCCACCACGAGCAGTGCCTCCCAGCGAGGCCCCGTGAGCAGCACTGCAGCTGGTCCTCAGGACGGAAGCAGAGGGACAAAGCCACCTCCAGCCGTCTCTACAACCAAAATTCCTCCTGTAACAAATATTTTTCCCCTGCCAGAGAGATTCTGCGAAGCGTTAGACTGGAAGGGGATAAAGTGGCCTCAGACACAAAGGGGGATGATGGTTGAGCGACCCTGTCCCAAGGGAACAAGAG GGACGGCCTCGTATCTGTGCATGGCTTCCACGGGAACATGGAACCCGAAGGGCCCTGATCTTAGCAACTGCACGTCTCACTGGGTGAACCAGCTGGCCCAGAAG ATCAGAAGTGGAGAGAATGCTGCGAGCCTGGCCAATGAACTAGCTAAGCACACCAAGGGGCATGTGTTTGCAGGGGACGTGAGCTCCTCTGTGAGGCTGATGGAACAGTTGGTGGACATCCTGGATGCTCAGCTGCAGGAGCTGAAGCCGAGTGAGAAGGATTCGGCTGGGAGGAGCTATAACAAG CTCCAAAAACGAGAGAAGACATGCAGGGCTTACCTTAAG GCAATTGTGGACACGGTAGACAACCTTCTGAGAGCTGAGGCTTTGGAATCCTGGAAACACATGAATTCTTCAGAGCAGGCGCACACAGCCACAATGTTGTTGGATACCTTGGAAGAAGGAGCATTCGTCCTAGCAGACAACCTTTTGGAACCAACCAGGGTCTCCATGCCAACAGAAAATATTG TTTTAGAAGTTGCTGTCCTCAGCACGGAAGGGCAGGTCCAAGACTTTAAATTCCCTCTGGGCTTAAAGGGGTTGGGCAGCTCCATCCAGCTCTCTGCCAACACGGTCAAACAGAACAGCAGGAATG ggcTGGCCAAGCTGGTATTCATCATTTACCGGAGCCTGGGAcaattcctaagcactgagaACGCAACCATAAAGCTGGGTGCAGACCTCATGGGTCGGAACAGCACCATTGCGGTGAACTCTCCCGTCATCTCCGTCTCCATCAATAAGGAGTCCAGCCGCGTGTACCTGACAGATCCCGTGCTTTTCACACTGCCACACATTGAT CCTGACAATTATTTCAATGCAAACTGCTCCTTCTGGAACTACTCAGAGAGAACCATGATGGGATATTGGTCTACCCAGGGCTGCAAGCTGGTTGACACTAATAAAACTCGCACAACGTGCGCTTGCAGCCACCTAACCAATTTTGCTATTCTCATGGCCCACAGGGAAATTGCG TATAAAGATGGAGTGCACCACCTGTTGCTGACAGTCATCACCTGGGTGGGCATCGTTGTCTCCCTCGTCTGCCTGGCTATCTGCATCTTCACCTTCTGTTTCTTCCGAGGGCTACAAAGTGACCGCAATACTATCCACAAGAACCTTTGTATCAACCTTTTCATTgctgaatttatttttctcatcggCATCGATAAGACAAAATACACG ATTGCATGCCCCGTGTTCGCAGGGCTTCTTCACTTTTTCTTCCTGGCTGCTTTTTCCTGGATGTGCCTGGAAGGTGTGCAGCTCTACCTAATGTTGGTTGAGGTTTTCGAGAGCGAatattcaaggaagaaatattacTATGTCGCTGGGTACCTGTTCCCGGCCACAGTGGTCGGCGTCTCAGCAGCCATTGACTACAAGAGTTACGGGACAGTCCAGGC TTGCTGGCTTCACGTTGATAACTATTTCATATGGAGTTTCATCGGGCCTGTTACTTTCATTATTCTG CTAAATATTATTTTCCTGGTGATCACGCTGTGCAAAATGGTGAAACATTCAAACACTCTGAAACCAGATTCTAGCAGGTTGGAAAACATTAA GTCTTGGGTACTTGGCGCGTTCGCCCTGCTGTGTCTCCTGGGCCTCACCTGGTCCTTTGGGTTGCTTTTTGTTAACGAGGAGACTGTTGTCATGGCGTATCTCTTCACCGCCTTTAATGCTTTCCAGGGACTCTTCATTTTCATCTTCCACTGTGCTCTTCAAAAGAAA GTACGAAAAGAGTATGGCAAGTGCTTCAGACACTGGTACTGCTGTGGCGGCCTCCCGACCGAGAGCCCGCACAGCTCTGTGAAGGCATCCACCACCCGCACCAGTGCTCGGTACTCCTCTGGCACACAG AGCCGTATAAGAAGGATGTGGAATGACACCGTGAGGAAGCAGTCTGAATCGTCTTTTATCTCAGGTGACATCAATAGCACTTCTACCCTTAACCAAG GGATGACTGGCAATTACCTACTAACAAACCCTCTTCTCCGGCCCCACGGCACTAACAACCCCTATAACACCCTGCTCGCTGAAACAGTTGTATGCAatgccccttcagctcctgcgtTTAACTCGCCAG CAACCTACAGAGAGACAA GACATTCACTGAACAATGCCCGGGACACAAGTGCCATGGATACTCTACCGCTAAATGGTAACTTCAACAACAGCTATTCCCTGCGCAAGGCGGACTACCACGACGGCGTGCAGGTCGTGGACTGTGGACTAAGTCTGAACGACACCGCGTTTGAGAAAATGATCATTTCAGAGTTAGTGCACAACAACCTCCGGGGCGGCAACAAAACCCACAACTTGGAGCTCAAGCTCCCGGTTAAACCGGTGATTGGCGGCAGCAGCAGTGAAGATGACGCGATTGTGGCTGACGCCTCATCTTTGATGCATGGTGACAACCCAGGGCTGGAGTTCCGCCACAAAGAGCTGGAGGCGCCGCTCATCCCCCAGCGGACTCACTCGCTTCTGTACCAACCCCAGAAAAAAGTGAAGCCGGAGGCAACAGACAGCTACGTCTCCCAGCTGACGGCCGAGGCCGACGACCACCTCCAGTCCCCCAACAGAGACTCTCTGTACACGAGCATGCCCAACCTAAGAGACTCTCCCTACCCGGAGAGCAGCCCAGACATGGCAGAGGACCTGTCTCCCTCCAGGAGGAGTGAGAACGAGGACATTTACTATAAAAGTATGCCCAACCTTGGAGCTGGCCGCCATCTCCACATGTGCTACCAGATCAGCAGGGGCAATAGCGATGGTTACATCATCCCCATTAACAAAGAAGGGTGCATCCCTGAGGGGGACGTCCGGGAAGGACAGATGCAGCTGGTGACAAGTCTTTAA